A stretch of the Medicago truncatula cultivar Jemalong A17 chromosome 5, MtrunA17r5.0-ANR, whole genome shotgun sequence genome encodes the following:
- the LOC11405496 gene encoding ABC transporter G family member 31 isoform X1: protein MAASDGSEYFEIGSIGSESFARASNAEWVEEDEEELHWAALSRLPSQKRINFAVLRASSSRQPSKENAGENLVDVRKLNRFNRELVVKKALATNDQDNYKLLSAVKERLNRAGIEVPKIEVRYTNLTVSADVLIGSRALPTLFNYTRDALEGILTSLKLFRTKRHSLTILDNVSGVIKPGRMTLLLGPPGSGKSSLLMALAGKLDKNLKKTGSITYNGHEIDEFYVRRTSAYISQTDNHIPELTVRETLDFGARCQGAEEGFAEYTKDLGHLENERNIRPSPEIDAFMKASSVGGKKHSVNTDYILKVLGLDVCSDTIVGNEMTRGVSGGQRKRVTTGEMIVGPRKTLFMDEISTGLDSSTTYQIVKCIKNFVHQMEATVLMALLQPAPETFELFDDLVLLSEGHVIYEGPREDVLEFFESIGFQLPPRKGIADFLQEVTSKKDQAQYWADPSKPYEFISVREIAEAFRSSRFGRYMDSLQAHPYDKSKCHPSALAQKKYAVSKLEVTKACFNREVLLIKRHSFLYIFRTFQVAFVGFVTCTVFLRTRLHPTDESYGSLYLSALFFGLVHMMFNGFSELPLMISRLPVFYKQRDNLFYPAWAWSFTSWILRVPYSVIEALIWAAVVYYSVGFAPAAGRFFRYIFILFVVHQMALGLFGMMASIARDMVLANTFGSAALLIIFLLGGFIVPKGMIKPWWIWGYWLSPLTYGQRAITINEFTASRWMKKSAIGNNTVGYNILVSNNLPVDDYWYWAGAGILILYAIFFNSMVTLALAYLNPLQKARTIIPLDDDGSDKNSVSNQVSEMSTNSRSRRGNGNTKGMILPFQPLTMTFHNVNYYVDMPKEIRNQGIAETKLQLLSDVSGVFSPGVLTALVGSSGAGKTTLMDVLAGRKTGGYIEGDIKISGYPKEQQTFARISGYVEQNDIHSPQVTIEESLWFSASLRLPKEISIDKRREFVEQVMKLVELDSLRYALVGMPGSSGLSTEQRKRLTIAVELVANPSIIFMDEPTSGLDARAAAIVMRTVRNTVDTGRTVVCTIHQPSIDIFEAFDELLLMKRGGRVIYGGKIGVHSQTLIDYFQGITGVPPIPSGYNPATWVLEVTTPAVEERIGSDFAEIYKNSAQFRGVEASILEFEHPPAGFQPLKFDTIYSQNPLSQFYLCLWKQNLVYWRSPSYNAMRMYFTTISALIFGSVFWDIGSKRSSTQELFVLMGALYSACLFLGVNNASSVQPIVSIERTVFYREKAAGMYTPLAYGAAQGLVEIPYIAVQTIVFGLITYFMVNFEKTAGKFLLYLLFMFLTFTYFTFYGMMAVGLTPSQQFAAVISSAFYSLWNLLSGFLIPKSHIPGWWIWFYYICPVQWTLRGIITSQLGDVETRIVGPGFEGTVKEYLSVTLGYDQKINGISSVGLSVIVLIAFILVFFGSFAASVKLLNFQKR from the exons atggCAGCTTCCGATGGAAGCGAGTACTTCGAAATCGGATCAATCGGAAGCGAGAGTTTTGCGAGAGCGTCGAATGCAGAATGGGTGGAGGAAGACGAAGAGGAGCTTCATTGGGCGGCGCTTTCACGTTTACCGTCGCAGAAACGCATCAACTTCGCCGTCCTCCGTGCTTCATCTTCCCGTCAACCTTCAAAGGAAAATGCCGGCGAGAATTTAGTCGATGTGAGAAAATTGAATCGGTTTAATCGTGAACTCGTCGTTAAAAAAGCACTCGCTACAAATGATCAAGATAATTATAAGCTTCTCTCCGCCGTTAAAGAACGCCTCAATAG GGCTGGAATTGAGGTGCCGAAGATTGAAGTTAGGTATACGAATTTGACTGTGAGTGCTGATGTTCTAATCGGTTCACGAGCTTTACCGACTCTGTTCAATTACACTCGCGATGCATTAGAG GGAATTTTAACGTCGTTGAAGTTGTTTAGAACTAAACGGCATTCACTTACTATTTTGGACAATGTTAGTGGCGTCATCAAACCAGGAAG GATGACTTTGCTACTTGGACCTCCAGGTTCCGGCAAATCCTCTTTACTTATGGCTCTCGCGGGAAAACTTGATAAAAATTTGAAG AAAACTGGTAGCATAACCTACAATGGCCATGAGATAGATGAATTTTATGTTAGAAGGACTTCTGCATACATTAGCCAAACAGATAATCACATTCCTGAACTGACAGTGCGAGAAACTCTGGATTTTGGTGCTAGATGTCAAGGGGCAGAAGAAGGTTTTGCAG AATACACGAAAGATCTGGGCCACCTAGAGAACGAAAGGAACATACGACCTAGTCCAGAAATAGACGCATTTATGAAG GCATCCTCTGTTGGGGGTAAAAAGCACAGTGTGAACACTGATTACATTTTGAAGGTACTTGGTCTTGATGTATGTTCAGATACAATAGTTGGTAACGAAATGACCAGGGGAGTCTCCGGGGGCCAAAGAAAGAGAGTTACAACAG gcGAAATGATCGTTGGTCCTAGAAAAACGCTCTTTATGGACGAAATATCAACTGGGCTTGATAGCTCTACTACATACCAGATAGTGAAATGCATAAAGAATTTTGTTCATCAGATGGAGGCTACAGTACTCATGGCACTCCTTCAACCAGCTCCTGAAACATTTGAGCTATTTGATGATCTGGTGCTTCTGTCCGAAGGGCATGTTATATATGAAGGCCCTAGAGAAGATGTGCTTGAATTTTTTGAGTCAATAGGTTTTCAACTTCCACCACGTAAGGGGATTGCAGACTTCCTTCAAgag GTCACCTCTAAAAAGGATCAAGCACAATACTGGGCTGATCCTTCTAAACCATATGAATTTATCTCAGTTCGTGAGATTGCAGAAGCCTTTAGAAGTTCTAGATTTGGAAGGTATATGGACTCCTTACAGGCTCATCCATATGATAAATCGAAGTGCCATCCTTCAGCTTTGGCTCAAAAAAAATATGCTGTGTCAAAATTGGAGGTCACAAAAGCTTGCTTTAACCGAGAAGTCCTTTTGATCAAAAGGCATAGTTTCCTTTATATTTTTAGAACCTTccag GTTGCTTTTGTTGGATTCGTCACATGTACAGTATTCCTGCGAACAAGGTTGCATCCTACAGATGAGTCTTATGGGAGCCTTTATCTCTCTGCTCTATTCTTTGGGCTTGTTCACATGATGTTTAATGGGTTTTCTGAGCTTCCTCTGATGATATCGCGGCTCCCAGTATTTTACAAGCAAAGAGATAATTTATTCTATCCTGCATGGGCATGGTCTTTTACCAGTTGGATTCTCCGTGTACCTTACTCTGTTATTGAGGCTCTTATATGGGCTGCTGTTGTATATTACAGTGTTGGATTTGCCCCTGCAGCAGGAAg GTTTTTTCGCTACATATTTATACTTTTTGTAGTGCACCAAATGGCATTGGGTCTTTTCGGGATGATGGCTTCTATTGCACGAGATATGGTTCTTGCCAATACATTTGGCTCAGCTGCACTGCTGATTATTTTCTTGCTGGGAGGATTTATTGTACCTAAAG GAATGATCAAGCCTTGGTGGATATGGGGCTACTGGTTGTCACCCCTTACCTATGGACAACGTGCAATTACAATTAATGAATTTACTGCTTCCAGATGGATGAAG AAATCAGCAATTGGGAACAACACAGTAGGTTACAACATCCTCGTTTCAAACAATCTACCAGTTGATGATTACTGGTACTGGGCTGGTGCTGGAATTTTAATACTctatgcaatttttttcaatagCATGGTCACTCTGGCCTTGGCCTATCTGAATC CACTTCAAAAGGCACGCACAATTATCCCTCTGGATGATGATGGTTCAGATAAGAATTCTG TTAGTAATCAGGTCTCTGAAATGAGTACCAATTCCAGGTCTAGAAGAGGCAACGGTAATACGAAGGGAATGATTCTTCCATTTCAACCATTGACAATGACATTCCATAATGTCAATTATTATGTTGATATGCCAAAG GAAATAAGAAATCAAGGCATAGCTGAAACAAAGTTGCAACTCTTATCAGATGTAAGCGGAGTTTTCTCACCCGGCGTCCTTACAGCACTAGTGGGTTCTAGTGGGGCTGGAAAGACCACTCTAATGGATGTACTTGCTGGCAGAAAAACTGGAGGGTATATAGAAGGGGACATCAAAATATCTGGTTACCCAAAAGAGCAACAAACGTTTGCCAGAATATCGGGATATGTTGAACAAAATGATATACATTCGCCTCAAGTTACCATCGAGGAGTCGCTGTGGTTTTCTGCATCTCTTCGCCTTCCAAAGGAAATCAGCATTGATAAAAGACGT gaatTTGTTGAACAAGTAATGAAACTGGTTGAGCTTGATTCTTTGAGATATGCTTTGGTTGGTATGCCAGGTAGTTCTGGTTTATCAACAGAGCAGAGGAAGAGATTAACAATTGCAGTGGAGCTTGTAGCAAACCCTTCCATTATTTTTATGGACGAGCCTACATCTGGACTTGATGCTCGTGCCGCAGCTATCGTTATGCGAACTGTTCGCAACACTGTTGATACTGGAAGAACTGTTGTCTGTACCATACATCAACCAAGTATTGATATTTTTGAAGCATTTGATGAA TTACTTCTTATGAAACGTGGGGGACGAGTTATTTATGGGGGAAAGATTGGTGTGCATTCACAGACATTGATAGACTATTTTCAG GGAATCACTGGTGTCCCCCCTATTCCAAGTGGCTACAATCCAGCTACCTGGGTACTTGAGGTCACTACACCTGCTGTCGAAGAGAGAATTGGTTCAGATTTTGCTGAAATTTACAAGAATTCAGCACAATTCAG GGGGGTGGAGGCTTCTATTTTGGAATTCGAGCATCCGCCTGCAGGATTCCAACCACTGAAGTTTGACACAATATATTCACAAAATCCGTTGTCCCAATTTTATCTGTGCTTGTGGAAACAAAATCTTGTGTACTGGAGAAGCCCGTCATATAATGCCATGAGGATGTACTTCACCACAATCAGTGCTTTGATATTTGGTAGTGTATTTTGGGATATTGGTTCAAAAAG aTCATCAACTCAAGAGCTGTTTGTGCTTATGGGAGCTCTTTATTCTGCGTGCTTGTTTCTTGGGGTAAACAATGCTTCTTCTGTACAACCAATTGTTTCAATAGAAAGGACAGTATTTTATAGAGAGAAAGCAGCAGGAATGTACACTCCATTGGCATATGGAGCAGCCCAG GGACTTGTAGAGATACCATACATTGCTGTTCAGACAATAGTGTTTGGCTTAATAACATATTTTATGGTCAATTTTGAGAAGACAGCCG GGAAGTTTTTGCTCTATCTCTTGTTCATGTTCTTAACCTTTACCTACTTCACCTTTTATGGAATGATGGCGGTTGGTCTTACACCTTCACAACAATTTGCTGCTGTTATTTCTTCAGCATTTTACTCCCTGTGGAATCTTCTTTCTGGTTTTCTTATCCCAAAATCG CATATTCCTGGATGGTGGATTTGGTTCTATTATATCTGCCCTGTTCAATGGACGTTACGTGGCATTATAACATCTCAGCTTGGTGATGTAGAAACAAGAATTGTGGGACCAGGATTCGAAGGCACTGTGAAAGAGTATTTATCTGTAACTCTTGGATATGATCAGAAAATCAACGGAATTTCGTCCGTGGGTCTTAGTGTGATAGTTCTCATTGCATTTATTCTCGTATTCTTTGGTAGTTTTGCTGCATCAGTCAAATTATTGAATTTCCAGAAGAGATAA
- the LOC11407051 gene encoding vacuolar cation/proton exchanger 3, with the protein MSFFSESTSRPFRTMNEDLENNNVETVQHNISSNSIVRKKSDMVLVTNNVRFQILRNVMTNMKEVMLGTKLVVLFPAVPLAVAADFYSLGRPWIFALSLLGLAPLAERVSFLTEQIAYFTGPTVGGLLNATCGNATEMIIAILALHQNKIHVVKFSLLGSILSNLLLVLGSSLLCGGLANLKREQRYDRKQADVNSLLLLLGLLCHLLPLMFKYALAGGNHSIANSTLQLSRASSVVMLLAYVSYIFFQLKTHRKIFDAQEVDDEDDEKAVIGFWSAFSWLVGMTLVISVLSEYVVGTIEAASDSWGISVSFISIILLPIVGNAAEHAGSIIFAYKNKLDISLGVAMGSATQISMFVVPLSVIVAWIMGIRMDLDFNLLETGCLGFAIIVTAFTLQDGTSHYLKGVILTLCYIVISACFFVLKTPQINHYGIAML; encoded by the exons ATGAGTTTCTTTTCAGAATCTACATCACGACCATTTAGAACCATGAATGAAGATTTGGAGAACAATAATGTAGAGACAGTACAACATAACATTTCATCAAATTCTATTGTGAGAAAGAAGTCAGATATGGTTTTGGTGACAAATAATGTTCGGTTTCAAATACTAAGAAATGTGATGACAAATATGAAAGAGGTGATGTTGGGTACTAAGCTTGTTGTGCTTTTTCCTGCTGTTCCTTTAGCTGTTGCTGCTGATTTTTATAGCCTTGGAAGG CCTTGGATTTTTGCTTTGAGCCTACTTGGACTTGCTCCCCTAGCTGAACGTGTCAGCTTCCTCACTGA GCAAATTGCATATTTCACCGGCCCAACAG TTGGAGGGCTTCTAAATGCAACTTGTGGAAATGCAACTGAGATGATCATAGCAATATTAGCACTTCATCAGAACAAAATACATGTTGTCAAGTTCTCCTTGCTTGGTTCAATTCTCTCAAACCTTCTCTTGGTTCTAGGCAGCTCACTCCTTTGTGGTGGCTTAGCAAACCTTAAGAGGGAGCAAAGATATGACAGA AAACAAGCTGATGTAAATTCATTGCTTCTGTTGCTGGGATTGCTATGCCATTTGCTGCCATTGATGTTCAAGTATGCATTGGCTGGGGGAAATCATTCTATTGCCAATTCTACTCTTCAATTGTCAAGAGCTAGCAGTGTTGTTATGCTTCTAGCATATGTTTCATATATCTTCTTCCAATTGAAAACTCATCGAAAAATATTTGATGCACAAGAG gtagatgatgaagatgatgaaaaagcAGTGATAGGATTTTGGAGTGCATTTAGTTGGTTGGTGGGTATGACATTGGTCATATCTGTGCTTTCTGAGTATGTTGTGGGAACCATTGAG GCTGCTTCAGATTCTTGGGGTATTTCTGTTAGCTTCATTAGCATAATTTTGCTACCAATTGTTGGGAATGCTGCAGAACATGCTGGTTCAATCATATTTGCTTACAAGAACAAACTG GACATATCTTTAGGTGTTGCTATGGGATCTGCTACTCAAATTTCTATGTTTGTG GTTCCATTAAGTGTGATTGTTGCATGGATAATGGGTATACGAATGGATTTGGACTTCAATCTTCTTGAAACTGGATGTCTTGGTTTTGCAATTATTGTTACAGCCTTCACTTTACAG GATGGAACTTCACACTATTTGAAAGGAGTGATTCTTACTCTATGTTACATTGTCATTTCTGCATGTTTTTTCGTTCTCAAAACTCCACAAATCA ATCATTATGGTATCGCCATGCTTTGA
- the LOC11405496 gene encoding ABC transporter G family member 31 isoform X2 — protein MKASSVGGKKHSVNTDYILKVLGLDVCSDTIVGNEMTRGVSGGQRKRVTTGEMIVGPRKTLFMDEISTGLDSSTTYQIVKCIKNFVHQMEATVLMALLQPAPETFELFDDLVLLSEGHVIYEGPREDVLEFFESIGFQLPPRKGIADFLQEVTSKKDQAQYWADPSKPYEFISVREIAEAFRSSRFGRYMDSLQAHPYDKSKCHPSALAQKKYAVSKLEVTKACFNREVLLIKRHSFLYIFRTFQVAFVGFVTCTVFLRTRLHPTDESYGSLYLSALFFGLVHMMFNGFSELPLMISRLPVFYKQRDNLFYPAWAWSFTSWILRVPYSVIEALIWAAVVYYSVGFAPAAGRFFRYIFILFVVHQMALGLFGMMASIARDMVLANTFGSAALLIIFLLGGFIVPKGMIKPWWIWGYWLSPLTYGQRAITINEFTASRWMKKSAIGNNTVGYNILVSNNLPVDDYWYWAGAGILILYAIFFNSMVTLALAYLNPLQKARTIIPLDDDGSDKNSVSNQVSEMSTNSRSRRGNGNTKGMILPFQPLTMTFHNVNYYVDMPKEIRNQGIAETKLQLLSDVSGVFSPGVLTALVGSSGAGKTTLMDVLAGRKTGGYIEGDIKISGYPKEQQTFARISGYVEQNDIHSPQVTIEESLWFSASLRLPKEISIDKRREFVEQVMKLVELDSLRYALVGMPGSSGLSTEQRKRLTIAVELVANPSIIFMDEPTSGLDARAAAIVMRTVRNTVDTGRTVVCTIHQPSIDIFEAFDELLLMKRGGRVIYGGKIGVHSQTLIDYFQGITGVPPIPSGYNPATWVLEVTTPAVEERIGSDFAEIYKNSAQFRGVEASILEFEHPPAGFQPLKFDTIYSQNPLSQFYLCLWKQNLVYWRSPSYNAMRMYFTTISALIFGSVFWDIGSKRSSTQELFVLMGALYSACLFLGVNNASSVQPIVSIERTVFYREKAAGMYTPLAYGAAQGLVEIPYIAVQTIVFGLITYFMVNFEKTAGKFLLYLLFMFLTFTYFTFYGMMAVGLTPSQQFAAVISSAFYSLWNLLSGFLIPKSHIPGWWIWFYYICPVQWTLRGIITSQLGDVETRIVGPGFEGTVKEYLSVTLGYDQKINGISSVGLSVIVLIAFILVFFGSFAASVKLLNFQKR, from the exons ATGAAG GCATCCTCTGTTGGGGGTAAAAAGCACAGTGTGAACACTGATTACATTTTGAAGGTACTTGGTCTTGATGTATGTTCAGATACAATAGTTGGTAACGAAATGACCAGGGGAGTCTCCGGGGGCCAAAGAAAGAGAGTTACAACAG gcGAAATGATCGTTGGTCCTAGAAAAACGCTCTTTATGGACGAAATATCAACTGGGCTTGATAGCTCTACTACATACCAGATAGTGAAATGCATAAAGAATTTTGTTCATCAGATGGAGGCTACAGTACTCATGGCACTCCTTCAACCAGCTCCTGAAACATTTGAGCTATTTGATGATCTGGTGCTTCTGTCCGAAGGGCATGTTATATATGAAGGCCCTAGAGAAGATGTGCTTGAATTTTTTGAGTCAATAGGTTTTCAACTTCCACCACGTAAGGGGATTGCAGACTTCCTTCAAgag GTCACCTCTAAAAAGGATCAAGCACAATACTGGGCTGATCCTTCTAAACCATATGAATTTATCTCAGTTCGTGAGATTGCAGAAGCCTTTAGAAGTTCTAGATTTGGAAGGTATATGGACTCCTTACAGGCTCATCCATATGATAAATCGAAGTGCCATCCTTCAGCTTTGGCTCAAAAAAAATATGCTGTGTCAAAATTGGAGGTCACAAAAGCTTGCTTTAACCGAGAAGTCCTTTTGATCAAAAGGCATAGTTTCCTTTATATTTTTAGAACCTTccag GTTGCTTTTGTTGGATTCGTCACATGTACAGTATTCCTGCGAACAAGGTTGCATCCTACAGATGAGTCTTATGGGAGCCTTTATCTCTCTGCTCTATTCTTTGGGCTTGTTCACATGATGTTTAATGGGTTTTCTGAGCTTCCTCTGATGATATCGCGGCTCCCAGTATTTTACAAGCAAAGAGATAATTTATTCTATCCTGCATGGGCATGGTCTTTTACCAGTTGGATTCTCCGTGTACCTTACTCTGTTATTGAGGCTCTTATATGGGCTGCTGTTGTATATTACAGTGTTGGATTTGCCCCTGCAGCAGGAAg GTTTTTTCGCTACATATTTATACTTTTTGTAGTGCACCAAATGGCATTGGGTCTTTTCGGGATGATGGCTTCTATTGCACGAGATATGGTTCTTGCCAATACATTTGGCTCAGCTGCACTGCTGATTATTTTCTTGCTGGGAGGATTTATTGTACCTAAAG GAATGATCAAGCCTTGGTGGATATGGGGCTACTGGTTGTCACCCCTTACCTATGGACAACGTGCAATTACAATTAATGAATTTACTGCTTCCAGATGGATGAAG AAATCAGCAATTGGGAACAACACAGTAGGTTACAACATCCTCGTTTCAAACAATCTACCAGTTGATGATTACTGGTACTGGGCTGGTGCTGGAATTTTAATACTctatgcaatttttttcaatagCATGGTCACTCTGGCCTTGGCCTATCTGAATC CACTTCAAAAGGCACGCACAATTATCCCTCTGGATGATGATGGTTCAGATAAGAATTCTG TTAGTAATCAGGTCTCTGAAATGAGTACCAATTCCAGGTCTAGAAGAGGCAACGGTAATACGAAGGGAATGATTCTTCCATTTCAACCATTGACAATGACATTCCATAATGTCAATTATTATGTTGATATGCCAAAG GAAATAAGAAATCAAGGCATAGCTGAAACAAAGTTGCAACTCTTATCAGATGTAAGCGGAGTTTTCTCACCCGGCGTCCTTACAGCACTAGTGGGTTCTAGTGGGGCTGGAAAGACCACTCTAATGGATGTACTTGCTGGCAGAAAAACTGGAGGGTATATAGAAGGGGACATCAAAATATCTGGTTACCCAAAAGAGCAACAAACGTTTGCCAGAATATCGGGATATGTTGAACAAAATGATATACATTCGCCTCAAGTTACCATCGAGGAGTCGCTGTGGTTTTCTGCATCTCTTCGCCTTCCAAAGGAAATCAGCATTGATAAAAGACGT gaatTTGTTGAACAAGTAATGAAACTGGTTGAGCTTGATTCTTTGAGATATGCTTTGGTTGGTATGCCAGGTAGTTCTGGTTTATCAACAGAGCAGAGGAAGAGATTAACAATTGCAGTGGAGCTTGTAGCAAACCCTTCCATTATTTTTATGGACGAGCCTACATCTGGACTTGATGCTCGTGCCGCAGCTATCGTTATGCGAACTGTTCGCAACACTGTTGATACTGGAAGAACTGTTGTCTGTACCATACATCAACCAAGTATTGATATTTTTGAAGCATTTGATGAA TTACTTCTTATGAAACGTGGGGGACGAGTTATTTATGGGGGAAAGATTGGTGTGCATTCACAGACATTGATAGACTATTTTCAG GGAATCACTGGTGTCCCCCCTATTCCAAGTGGCTACAATCCAGCTACCTGGGTACTTGAGGTCACTACACCTGCTGTCGAAGAGAGAATTGGTTCAGATTTTGCTGAAATTTACAAGAATTCAGCACAATTCAG GGGGGTGGAGGCTTCTATTTTGGAATTCGAGCATCCGCCTGCAGGATTCCAACCACTGAAGTTTGACACAATATATTCACAAAATCCGTTGTCCCAATTTTATCTGTGCTTGTGGAAACAAAATCTTGTGTACTGGAGAAGCCCGTCATATAATGCCATGAGGATGTACTTCACCACAATCAGTGCTTTGATATTTGGTAGTGTATTTTGGGATATTGGTTCAAAAAG aTCATCAACTCAAGAGCTGTTTGTGCTTATGGGAGCTCTTTATTCTGCGTGCTTGTTTCTTGGGGTAAACAATGCTTCTTCTGTACAACCAATTGTTTCAATAGAAAGGACAGTATTTTATAGAGAGAAAGCAGCAGGAATGTACACTCCATTGGCATATGGAGCAGCCCAG GGACTTGTAGAGATACCATACATTGCTGTTCAGACAATAGTGTTTGGCTTAATAACATATTTTATGGTCAATTTTGAGAAGACAGCCG GGAAGTTTTTGCTCTATCTCTTGTTCATGTTCTTAACCTTTACCTACTTCACCTTTTATGGAATGATGGCGGTTGGTCTTACACCTTCACAACAATTTGCTGCTGTTATTTCTTCAGCATTTTACTCCCTGTGGAATCTTCTTTCTGGTTTTCTTATCCCAAAATCG CATATTCCTGGATGGTGGATTTGGTTCTATTATATCTGCCCTGTTCAATGGACGTTACGTGGCATTATAACATCTCAGCTTGGTGATGTAGAAACAAGAATTGTGGGACCAGGATTCGAAGGCACTGTGAAAGAGTATTTATCTGTAACTCTTGGATATGATCAGAAAATCAACGGAATTTCGTCCGTGGGTCTTAGTGTGATAGTTCTCATTGCATTTATTCTCGTATTCTTTGGTAGTTTTGCTGCATCAGTCAAATTATTGAATTTCCAGAAGAGATAA
- the LOC11405495 gene encoding protein DAMAGED DNA-BINDING 2 — MAPVTRRTSFPKVHIERDSDSEQSSSSDEEEPLEEEGPLEEEENGVVENEKIEKLEVGFDANRKGKTPITLTLRKVCKVCKKPGHEAGFKGATYIDCPMKPCFLCKTPGHTTLNCPHRVTTEHGVVPAPRRKTSKPLEYVFERQLRHAIPSIKPKCVIPDQVNCAVIRYHSRRITSLEFHPTKNNILLSGDKKGQLGVWDFEKVHEKVVYDDKHSCILNNMKFNPTNDCMVYSASSDGTISYTDLETGMSSSLMNLNPDGWHGPNTWKMLYGMDINCEKGLVLVADNFGFLHLVDMRSNHRNGDAVLIHKKGSKVTGIHCNPMQPDILLTCGNDHYARIWDMRRLEAGSSLCSLEHKRVVNSAYFSPITGNKILTTSQDNRLRIWDSIFGNMASPSREIVHSHDFNRHLTPFKAEWDPKDPSESLAVIGRYISENFNGTALHPIDFIDTSTGQLVAEVMDPNITTISPVNKLHPRDDILATGSSRSLFIWKPKEKSEMVEEKDESRIVVCGKAEKKRGKKKGDNSDESDDDGFISKLKKPKSKQTEWKLSRCSTKDNR; from the exons ATGGCACCGGTTACTCGTAGAACCTCTTTCCCCAAAGTTCACATTGAAAGAGACTCTGACTCTGAACAGAGTTCTTCTTCTGATGAAGAAGAACCACTCGAAGAAGAAGGACCActcgaagaagaagaaaatggggttgttgaaaatgaaaagattGAGAAACTGGAAGTGGGTTTTGATGCTAATAGAAAAGGGAAAACACCCATTACGCTAACTCTCAGAAAAGTTTGTAAG GtgtgtaagaagcctggtcatgaAGCGGGTTTTAAGGGTGCTACTTATATTGATTGCCCTATGAAACCTTGTTTTCTTTGTAAAACTCCTG GACATACCACTTTGAATTGTCCACATCGGGTCACTACTGAGCATGGTGTTGTTCCGGCACCCCGCAGAAAAACTTCTAAGCCTTTGGAGTATGTGTTTGAACGCCAGCTAAGACATGCCATTCCTTCA ATCAAGCCCAAATGTGTGATTCCAGACCAAGTGAATTGCGCTGTTATCAGATATCATAGTAGACGGATAACAAGCTTGGAGTTCCACCCTACGAAGAATAACATCCTGTTGTCGGGAGATAAG AAAGGACAACTTGGAGTCTGGGATTTTGAGAAGGTTCACGAGAAAGTGGTCTATGATGACAAACACTCTTGTATACTGAACAACATGAA gTTTAATCCTACAAATGATTGTATGGTCTATTCCGCATCCTCAGATGGAACCATTAGTTATACTGATTTGGAGACTGGAATGTCATCCTCTCTGATGAACCTGAATCCTGATGGATGGCAT GGGCCAAACACCTGGAAAATGCTTTATGGTATGGATATTAACTGCGAGAAAGGTCTTGTGCTCGTGGCCGATAACTTTGGTTTTCTTCACTT GGTCGACATGCGGTCCAATCATAGGAATGGTGATGCAGTTTTGATCCATAAAAAAGGTAGCAAAGTTACTGGTATCCATTGCAATCCAATGCAACCAGACATCCTTTTGACTTGTGGAAATGATCATTAT GCGCGCATTTGGGACATGCGTCGCTTAGAAGCTGGATCATCCCTCTGTAGCCTTGAGCACAAGCGTGTTGTTAACTCTGCATATTTCTCTCCAATAACTGGAAACAAAATTCTTACTACATCACAGGACAATCGTCTCCGTATATGGGATTCTATCTTTGGTAATATGGCATCTCCCAGCCGAGAAATTGTGCATAGTCATGATTTCAATCGCCATTTAACACCCTTCAAAGCTGAATGGGATCCAAAg GATCCATCAGAGTCACTTGCTGTTATTGGCCGTTATATAAGCGAAAATTTTAATGGCACAGCCCTGCATCCTATTGATTTTATAGATACAAGTACAGGGCAGTTGGTAGCAGAAGTCATGGACCCGAACATCACAACCATCAGTCCGGTGAATAAGCTTCATCCACGTGATGATATCCTGGCAACTGGGAGTTCTAG GTCTCTGTTCATTTGGAAGCCAAAGGAAAAATCTGAGATGGTCGAGGAGAAGGACGAAAGCAGAATTGTGGTTTGTGGAAAAGCTGAGAAGAAACGTGGTAAGAAGAAAGGTGATAACAGCGATGAATCCGATGATGATGGATTCATTTCCAAGCTCAAGAAGCCCAAATCCAAGCAGACTGAATGGAAATTGTCTCGCTGCTCGACAAAGGATAATCGCTAA